The Erigeron canadensis isolate Cc75 chromosome 1, C_canadensis_v1, whole genome shotgun sequence genome segment tgatattttcCTTCATTCGCTTAACGGAGAGTGATGGAGATGTCCAATGGTTACTTTGCATGGTCCAAACGTCCAATTATATCGGCGTAGTTATACCGACTTGACTATTTGAGTCAAATTAGTAAACTTAAGTGGATTGGCCAACTCTACTTAGGTGGGTTAGAGGTATCTTCTAAATACACTATGTGGACTCCGGATGTGAGTTTTTTTCCCAAAGTCTTGGgtttgggtttctcatctcaaggtattttccatgaagatggggttggaggtccagcaaatcgttggttaaaattgcttccagcacgtctgaatcgaaactaatttttaaaaaaataagtaaacttTGTTAAACAATTTCAACAGATTAGTAAACTTTGCATGGTCTGAACGTCCAATGCTTATCACACTTCACttttgttaaacaaaattaGTAAACTTTTAATCTTAAAAAATGATAGTTAAACAGATTTTTATCCAGCATATCATTTTGActaaaaattgatattaatatcatACAACTTAATTAGTTTACCATGTGTATTAGCTATTTGTAAAGTATGCTAtaatattttgtattatatGATAAGTtaattaagttgtgtggtaccaatattattttttattttgaagagaAAGATATTATTGTTAAATTCTATTTTCAAAGTTTgtttaacataaaatttgatttttctattgtaaataaaatagattaaagaaaagaaaacatatgGTCGGGTATTTAAATAGTATAGAAATTAAGGGTAAGAAATTGTAATGTTGATcgtttagaaaaagaaaaaagaaaatttaattatatcacCATGTGGTTTGCCGTTTTATCAATTTTCACCcctctactttttttttatcattacatCTCCCTAAGGTGACTTTTTGCTTCATTACATACCCCTTCCTCTAACAGCCGTTTGTAAATCTCCGTTAACCCCCCTCACGTGCATAtcacgtgagggtatttttgtccTTTTAGCCTCTTATTTTCTTCTCTAAACAAGTCTACATCTGAATCTATCAATTAAATGTACTCAtgaaactttttcttaaatacaCAGATTTGACATTtgacacacatacatacatacatgacatatcatatataaattatatatatacaatctaaCATCCCAAAtacttgtattattttttactaAAAGAAAGTTTGTTTCTTTCTCAGCTATCGATCatctatatcttttttttttcttgaatctgCACATCTAATGATCTGaatcttatatattatatatatacacctctATATTTATACAATACCCCCAAAAAAGAGAGATCCATATACACATACACTCCAGATCTGTTTAATCTGATGGAGAATCCTTCCTACATCTTCGATTACTAACCCAGTTTCTCTTCGATTTTTCGATTGATTTTTGATGTTTGTTTCTGGGTTATCCAACCCCTAACCCAACATTTCCGATCCTCCTTTTTTTTAGATGATGTCGGCGATGGGATAACAACGGTTGTGGTGGAAAAGAAAGATTCCGAAGTAGAGGGTCTGGTTGAAAATGGAGCTCCGGTGCCTGAAGCAGTTGAGAAAGTCGGCGGAGTTGCCCATGCTGGTGACCGGAAATTAAAACAAAGGTAAGAAATGAGTGTTTACAAAGAACAGTTTcttgtattttttattctttctttgttgatgatggtttgccccggaggtggtggtgggtaGCTTCGACGGTGGTGGTGGGTAGACTCAATTTTgatatgtagatatatattgtTGCAAATGTATGGAATTGCAAGAAGTTATAGatctagttttttaaaaaatgatatatggatgtatatattgttgtatATATTCCAAGAAAAGGTATTAGAGCTAGTTGAAATTGAATTAAGGTTTCAAAAAATCGGAGATGTGTTTCAGTTATTAATAACCATTGCCATAAATGTTGTTGAAGATTAAGGTTTAATTGGCCAATGTCAAGTTTTACCAACATtcttatcattatttttttgttgtgaGTTTATGTAATTATAGAGACacaatttgtttttttgaaaggtatgAATGTATTTTGGTTGTTAGATTTGACAAAGAAGGTGAAGAAGGAGAAAAAAGTGTTTTAGATGATAAATCAGGGAAAAAGATAACTAATAGGACTAAAATACCCGTATGTGCGCTGCACATGAGGGGGCTGGAAGTTAGAAGGAGGGGTGCCTAATGAAGCAAAAAGTCACCATAGgatgatataataataaaaaaaaatacggaggtgaaaattgataaaatgacaaatcatatggtgatgtaatgaaattttcttaaaaagaaaaaataaaaaacattcgTCTATCTACCcctataaataaatgaaatccTGGTGTTGAAACCCTAGCCCACCAACCCATCTTTTCAATCGAAAACCATATAACCTAACCCTAAACTCACTTTTCTTATCTTCtaagagaaaataaaaaataaaaaaaatggcgAAAAAGCGAAAGTCTCGCGCTCAAGAACCTTCCGCCGTTGTCGAACAATCACCCGTCaaaatggaagaagaagaaacccCTACTGTAAACGACGTCGTTCCATCcaatattgtaaaacaaaaagatgaagaacaagaagaagatcCTCAAGAGATCGAAGAAGAtgttgaagaagaaattgaagaagaagaagatgaatctgaagaagaagaaaataaagaaacGGCCGCAAACGACGTCGTTTCAGATGTTAAACAAGAAGGAGAAAAAGAAGTAGAAGAAGAGGATATGGAATTAGAAGATGAACCTGTTGAGAAGCTTCTGGAACCATTCTCAAAAGAACAGCTTGTTTCCCTCCTCAAAGAAGCCGTTTCCAAACACCCCGATTTAATCGAAAACGTGTCGAAAATCGCGGATATCGATCCAGCTCATCGAAAAATATTCGTGCACGGGTTAGGATGGGACACGAATTCAGACGTGTTAATAAGCGAATTCGGGAAATATGGAGAGATTGAGGATTGCAAAGCGGTTGTGGATAAGGTCTCTGGGAAATCGAAAGGGTatgcttttattttgtttaaacatAGAGCAGGTGCTCAGAAAGCCTTAAAGGAACCCCAGAAGAAAATCGGAAACCGGATGACGTCGTGCCAATTGGCGTCTGCTGGACCGGTTCCTGCGCCTCCCCCTGTTGTACAGACTGTGTCTGAGTATACGCAGAGGAAGATATTTGTTAGTAATGTGGCTGCGGATATCGATCCTGGGAAATTGACTGAGTTTTTTGCCAAGTTTGGGGAGATCGATGATGGGCCTTTGGGGTTGGATAAGCAGACTGGGAAACCGAAAGGGTTTGCGTTGTATGTGTATAAGACGGTTGAAGGGGCGAAAAAGGCGTTGGAGGAACCGCACAAGGTGTTTGAGGGACATACGTTGCATTGTCAGAAGGCTGTTGATGGGCCTAAACCGAATAAGCCATT includes the following:
- the LOC122610368 gene encoding UBP1-associated protein 2A-like yields the protein MAKKRKSRAQEPSAVVEQSPVKMEEEETPTVNDVVPSNIVKQKDEEQEEDPQEIEEDVEEEIEEEEDESEEEENKETAANDVVSDVKQEGEKEVEEEDMELEDEPVEKLLEPFSKEQLVSLLKEAVSKHPDLIENVSKIADIDPAHRKIFVHGLGWDTNSDVLISEFGKYGEIEDCKAVVDKVSGKSKGYAFILFKHRAGAQKALKEPQKKIGNRMTSCQLASAGPVPAPPPVVQTVSEYTQRKIFVSNVAADIDPGKLTEFFAKFGEIDDGPLGLDKQTGKPKGFALYVYKTVEGAKKALEEPHKVFEGHTLHCQKAVDGPKPNKPFFQQGGSGGHGNQHYGGGHGGHGHHVSKKGKFSGGGGGSGGHGHLMAPSYNTPVPPALTPALGQALTALLATQGGGLGNLLGLGGPPQGMPPGGGYGNQGGGGYGAPQGMQGAYPPQGGNRPPYGR